Proteins found in one Falsirhodobacter algicola genomic segment:
- a CDS encoding Fur family transcriptional regulator — MAEDIIARCEAKGLRMTEQRRTIARVIGAAEDHPDVEELHARAGRIDARISLATVYRTVKLFEESGILDRLEFGDGRARYEDAERDHHDHLIDLHSGEVIEFVDPEIEELQERIAARLGYRLKGHRLELYGVPAKSK, encoded by the coding sequence ATGGCCGAGGACATCATCGCCCGCTGCGAGGCCAAGGGCCTGCGCATGACAGAGCAGCGCCGCACCATCGCGCGTGTCATCGGCGCTGCCGAGGATCATCCCGATGTGGAGGAACTGCACGCGCGCGCGGGGCGGATCGACGCGCGCATCTCGCTCGCGACCGTATACCGGACGGTGAAGCTGTTCGAGGAATCCGGTATCCTCGACCGGCTGGAATTCGGCGACGGGCGCGCCCGCTACGAGGATGCCGAGCGCGATCACCACGATCACCTCATCGATCTGCACAGCGGCGAGGTCATCGAATTCGTCGATCCCGAGATCGAGGAACTTCAGGAACGCATCGCCGCGCGGCTCGGCTATCGGCTGAAGGGGCACCGGCTCGAACTCTATGGCGTGCCGGCGAAGTCGAAGTAA
- a CDS encoding RsmB/NOP family class I SAM-dependent RNA methyltransferase, with translation MTPAARLSAAIDILDRWLAGTPAEKALTNWGRASRFAGSGDRAAVRDIVFGAIRCRRSFAALGGAETGRGLVLGGLRASGQDVDALFTGIGHAPAPVTEGTRPPEGLEALDCPEWLGPRLQSALGSDFAPVMEALRHRAPVFLRSLGDRDAAIARLAEEGITAQAHPLASTALEVTDGARRIQNSAAYTSGAVELQDAASQALVEALPLADGQQVLDFCAGGGGKSLAMAARCDLRLFAHDRSAERMRDLPIRAARAGARITTLTTAEALGRDYDLVLADVPCSGSGSWRRAPEGKWLLTPERLEGLVQTQAAILEQIAPLVRPGGVLAYATCSLLREENGDQIARLAGPSWRTEATRTFSPLEGGDGFFVAVLRKLTVA, from the coding sequence ATGACCCCCGCCGCCCGGCTGAGCGCCGCCATCGACATCCTCGACCGCTGGCTTGCCGGCACCCCCGCCGAAAAGGCGCTGACGAACTGGGGCCGCGCGAGCCGTTTCGCCGGTTCGGGGGACCGTGCGGCCGTGCGGGACATCGTGTTCGGCGCGATCCGCTGCCGCCGCAGCTTCGCCGCCCTCGGCGGGGCCGAGACGGGGCGCGGCCTTGTGCTGGGCGGGCTTCGGGCCTCGGGGCAGGACGTGGACGCGCTCTTCACTGGCATCGGCCATGCGCCTGCGCCCGTCACCGAAGGCACCCGCCCGCCCGAGGGGCTCGAGGCGCTCGATTGCCCCGAATGGCTGGGCCCGCGGCTGCAATCGGCCCTCGGCTCCGATTTCGCCCCGGTGATGGAGGCGCTGCGCCACCGTGCGCCGGTCTTCTTGCGCAGCCTTGGGGACCGGGACGCCGCCATCGCCCGATTGGCCGAGGAGGGCATCACCGCGCAGGCCCATCCCCTTGCCAGCACCGCGCTGGAGGTGACGGACGGGGCCCGCCGCATCCAGAACTCCGCGGCCTACACGTCCGGCGCGGTGGAGTTGCAGGACGCGGCCTCTCAGGCGCTGGTGGAGGCGCTGCCGCTTGCGGATGGGCAGCAGGTTCTGGATTTCTGCGCAGGCGGGGGTGGGAAGTCGCTGGCGATGGCGGCGCGCTGCGATCTGCGGCTTTTCGCCCATGACCGCAGCGCCGAACGGATGCGCGATCTGCCCATCCGCGCCGCGCGGGCCGGTGCCCGGATCACCACGCTGACGACGGCCGAGGCACTTGGCCGCGACTACGACCTCGTGCTGGCCGATGTGCCATGCTCCGGCTCCGGCAGTTGGCGGCGCGCCCCCGAGGGGAAGTGGCTGCTGACCCCCGAACGTCTGGAGGGGCTGGTGCAGACGCAGGCCGCGATCCTTGAGCAGATCGCCCCGCTGGTGCGGCCGGGCGGTGTGCTGGCCTATGCCACATGCTCGCTTCTGCGCGAGGAGAATGGGGATCAGATCGCTCGTCTTGCCGGCCCGTCATGGCGGACCGAGGCGACGCGCACCTTCTCTCCGCTGGAAGGGGGGGATGGCTTCTTCGTTGCGGTGCTTCGCAAATTAACTGTGGCTTAA